The Cloacibacterium caeni region TAGATTATTTACTAGAAAACTGGACAATAAAAGAAATTGAAAGATTTGAAAATAATTTTAACGAACTGATTGAAAGGTTAAAATCACACAAAGAAATTTGTCCAAAATCTAAACTTCTAAATTTCAGAAAATGCAAAATAGACGAAAATAATTCTTTAATTTATCAAGAAGTAAATCATACAATTTTCCTTATCACAATTATAGATAATAGAAGCTTTCATAGCTACTAAAATTCGAAAATTTAATAAGTTTTGGCTAAATCTAATGGAATTTTCATAAAAAAAGCGGACTAAAGTCCGCTTAATATTGAGTTTCTGACTATTTTACAAATTCTCTAAAATAAAATCAGTCATTTTTTTATACAATTGAGGTCTTGTGTTTCCGCCATAAATTCCGTGATTTTTATCTGGATACGCCATAAATTCAAACTGCTTATTGTTTTGAATTAACGCTTCAGAAAATTCCATAGAATTTTGGAAATGTACGTTGTCATCAGCTGTTCCGTGAATGAGAAGGAATTTGCCTTTTAGTAATTTCGCAAAAGTTGTAGGCGAATTCTGGTCGTAACCTTCAGGATTTTCTTGTGGTGTTTGCAAGAA contains the following coding sequences:
- a CDS encoding type II toxin-antitoxin system RelE/ParE family toxin — its product is MKIVWSKETLENYLKVLDYLLENWTIKEIERFENNFNELIERLKSHKEICPKSKLLNFRKCKIDENNSLIYQEVNHTIFLITIIDNRSFHSY